From Humisphaera borealis, the proteins below share one genomic window:
- a CDS encoding nucleotidyltransferase family protein: MIGTIPVALLAGGLATRLRPITEKIPKALVEIAGAPFIDHQVALLHRNGIRKVVMCLGYRGEMVAEHCGDGSRYGMNLSYAFDGEKLMGTGGAIAGAKRLLGSKPDDVLWVMYGDSYMDIDYVAVLDAFLANPSHPLGLMTVLKNGNRWDKSNVVFKDGRLIRYDKKNRTPEMDYIDYGVALLRMQAVERIATDRPFDLAELYTALVTEGAMIGFEVFERFYEIGTPESLEEARQYLQSRAGKSK, encoded by the coding sequence ATGATCGGTACCATCCCCGTCGCCCTTCTCGCAGGTGGACTGGCGACGCGACTGCGCCCCATCACGGAAAAAATTCCCAAGGCGCTGGTGGAGATCGCTGGCGCGCCGTTCATCGATCACCAGGTCGCGCTGCTGCATCGGAACGGCATCCGGAAAGTTGTGATGTGTCTGGGCTATCGAGGGGAGATGGTCGCCGAGCATTGCGGCGACGGCTCCCGCTACGGCATGAACCTGTCCTACGCGTTCGACGGCGAGAAGCTCATGGGGACCGGCGGGGCAATAGCCGGTGCCAAACGACTGCTCGGCAGCAAGCCCGACGACGTGCTGTGGGTGATGTACGGCGATTCGTACATGGACATCGACTACGTCGCCGTGCTCGATGCCTTCCTCGCCAATCCTTCACACCCGCTCGGGCTCATGACGGTCCTGAAAAACGGGAATCGCTGGGACAAGAGCAATGTCGTGTTCAAGGACGGCCGTCTGATCAGGTACGACAAGAAAAATCGCACGCCCGAGATGGACTACATCGACTACGGCGTGGCGCTCCTTCGGATGCAGGCCGTCGAGCGCATCGCGACCGACCGACCGTTCGATCTCGCCGAACTTTACACCGCGTTGGTGACCGAGGGTGCGATGATCGGCTTCGAAGTCTTCGAGCGGTTCTACGAAATCGGCACGCCGGAATCGCTCGAAGAAGCCCGTCAGTACTTGCAAAGCAGGGCCGGGAAATCAAAATGA
- a CDS encoding SIS domain-containing protein: MSFSQTFLAEAVQVIEKLDSGAIERMVEQLVKVREAGGRLFFLGVGGSAANASHAVNDFRKIAGFEAYAPTDNVSELTARVNDESWADVFVNWLKGSRLRKGDGIVVFSVGGGNVEKNISPNLVKAVQYAKQVGAAVTGVVGRDGGYTAIAADACVIIPTVNPDHITPHSEAFQAVVWHLIVSHPAIKAAQTKWESAVK; this comes from the coding sequence ATGTCATTCAGCCAAACATTTCTCGCCGAAGCCGTCCAGGTGATCGAAAAGCTCGACTCCGGCGCGATCGAGCGCATGGTGGAACAACTCGTCAAAGTCCGGGAGGCCGGCGGCCGGTTGTTCTTTCTCGGGGTCGGCGGGTCGGCGGCGAATGCGTCGCACGCCGTCAACGATTTCCGCAAGATCGCCGGTTTCGAGGCTTACGCCCCGACCGACAACGTTTCCGAGCTGACCGCCCGCGTGAACGACGAAAGCTGGGCCGATGTTTTCGTGAATTGGCTCAAGGGGAGCCGGCTTCGCAAAGGCGACGGGATCGTCGTGTTCTCCGTCGGCGGTGGTAACGTCGAAAAGAACATCAGCCCGAACCTCGTGAAGGCGGTCCAGTATGCCAAGCAGGTCGGCGCGGCCGTCACGGGTGTTGTCGGTCGCGACGGCGGATACACCGCGATCGCCGCCGATGCCTGCGTGATCATTCCGACTGTCAACCCCGACCACATCACGCCGCACTCCGAAGCATTCCAGGCGGTCGTCTGGCACCTGATCGTCTCTCACCCGGCGATCAAGGCTGCGCAGACCAAGTGGGAGTCCGCGGTCAAATGA
- a CDS encoding GHMP family kinase ATP-binding protein, which translates to MIITRSPLRISLGGGGTDLPSYYRKHSGFLIAAAIDKYVYITLHQTFQKGLIIKYSKLEHANSVEEIQHPIIREALKLVGVGGDGEPHIELTSMADIPAGTGLGSSGSFTTALLKALHSYKKNIVPPQALAEQACHIEIEKLGEPIGKQDQYIAAYGGLTCFQFLPNGHVEATPLKVDNETLYNLEDNLLLFFTGYSRSASHILKDQDQKSRVSDKDMIDNLHFVKELGYQSQEALEIGDLHKFGDLMNVHWEHKKKRSGGMSNPDIDRWYTLAMENGAVGGKVIGAGGGGFLMFYADDKTKLRHALTQAGLREVRFRFDFEGTRTVIS; encoded by the coding sequence ATGATCATCACTCGAAGCCCGCTGCGAATCAGCCTCGGCGGGGGCGGCACCGATCTGCCCAGCTATTACCGCAAACACAGCGGTTTCCTTATCGCCGCCGCGATCGACAAGTACGTCTACATCACGCTGCACCAAACCTTCCAGAAGGGTTTGATCATCAAGTATTCCAAGCTGGAGCACGCCAACTCCGTCGAGGAGATCCAGCACCCGATCATTCGCGAGGCCTTGAAGCTGGTCGGTGTTGGCGGGGACGGCGAGCCGCACATCGAACTCACCAGCATGGCCGACATCCCGGCCGGCACGGGCCTTGGATCGAGCGGGTCCTTCACCACCGCGCTGCTGAAGGCGTTGCACTCGTACAAAAAGAATATTGTCCCGCCCCAGGCGCTGGCCGAGCAGGCTTGCCACATCGAGATCGAAAAGCTCGGCGAGCCCATCGGGAAACAGGACCAGTACATCGCCGCATACGGCGGACTGACGTGCTTTCAGTTTCTCCCCAACGGGCACGTCGAGGCGACCCCGCTCAAGGTGGACAACGAGACCCTCTACAACCTGGAAGACAACCTGCTCTTGTTCTTCACCGGTTACAGCCGCTCCGCGAGCCACATCCTGAAGGACCAGGACCAGAAGTCGCGCGTCAGCGACAAGGACATGATCGACAACCTGCACTTCGTCAAAGAGCTGGGCTACCAGAGCCAGGAGGCCCTGGAGATTGGCGACCTTCACAAGTTCGGCGACCTGATGAACGTCCACTGGGAGCACAAGAAGAAGCGGTCCGGCGGCATGAGCAACCCCGACATCGACCGCTGGTACACGCTGGCGATGGAGAACGGCGCGGTCGGCGGGAAGGTGATCGGTGCCGGCGGCGGCGGGTTCCTGATGTTCTACGCCGACGACAAGACCAAGCTCCGACACGCCCTGACGCAGGCAGGGCTTCGCGAGGTGCGGTTCCGGTTCGACTTCGAAGGAACGCGGACCGTGATTTCGTAG
- a CDS encoding glycosyltransferase family 9 protein: MVPPASRIAASPKLNDPRKRRIVILLDALVRPFRGLLTMLSPKPRGGRPRRILLIRMDGIGDLMMSTAIFSALRDQYPGARIDLLCSTLVKPLASVLVDTGRVDRLHLLPLYGVTFAMWRRTIATLRAARYDVAADLRGDFRNIALAWLAKIPRRIGIPYSGWEFLATETLPFEIVHTAEEVGRIAERLGVPDAPRQPQFELPPTFHQWAEQWLAQSDANTVENPRRPLIALHLSAGQPARIWPIANFISICRTLAKDCNARFVVIGGPGMDVDFARELNRHLDEPAVVAAAVANLPRTAAIMSRCALFIGTDSGPAHIAAAVGCPVVVFFGPGNESVMRPFARQLRIVRAKHACEPLCANKVCVTPDHHCLASITPGEVAAASKELLAGT; encoded by the coding sequence ATGGTCCCACCCGCCAGCCGAATCGCCGCGAGCCCCAAGCTCAACGACCCGCGCAAGCGCCGCATCGTGATCCTGCTCGACGCGCTGGTCCGCCCATTTCGGGGCCTCCTGACAATGCTTTCCCCCAAGCCTCGAGGCGGGCGGCCTCGCCGCATTCTCCTGATTCGCATGGACGGGATCGGCGACCTGATGATGTCTACCGCGATCTTCTCGGCATTGCGAGATCAGTATCCGGGCGCGCGGATCGATCTCCTGTGCAGCACACTCGTTAAGCCGCTTGCATCAGTGCTCGTCGATACCGGACGGGTCGACCGCCTGCACCTGCTTCCACTTTACGGCGTCACCTTCGCAATGTGGCGCCGAACGATCGCGACGCTGCGCGCGGCCCGGTACGACGTGGCCGCCGACCTGCGGGGCGACTTTCGCAACATCGCCCTCGCGTGGCTGGCTAAGATCCCCCGGCGAATCGGCATTCCCTATAGCGGCTGGGAATTTCTCGCGACCGAAACACTGCCATTCGAAATAGTCCACACCGCCGAGGAAGTCGGCCGCATAGCCGAACGTCTAGGTGTGCCCGACGCCCCAAGACAGCCGCAATTCGAGTTGCCGCCAACGTTCCATCAATGGGCCGAACAATGGCTCGCGCAATCCGATGCCAATACCGTAGAAAATCCGCGGCGGCCGCTGATTGCGCTGCACCTGTCGGCTGGCCAGCCGGCGCGCATCTGGCCCATTGCGAACTTCATCTCAATTTGCCGAACACTCGCGAAGGACTGCAACGCCCGCTTCGTAGTGATCGGCGGGCCGGGCATGGATGTCGATTTCGCACGGGAACTCAATCGTCATCTGGACGAACCCGCGGTGGTCGCAGCCGCCGTCGCAAACCTGCCGCGCACGGCGGCAATCATGAGCCGCTGCGCCCTGTTTATCGGGACCGATTCGGGTCCCGCGCATATTGCTGCCGCGGTCGGCTGCCCGGTGGTGGTGTTCTTCGGTCCGGGAAATGAATCGGTCATGCGGCCCTTTGCCCGGCAGCTTCGCATCGTCCGCGCAAAACACGCATGCGAACCGCTCTGCGCCAACAAGGTTTGCGTGACCCCGGACCACCATTGCCTAGCATCGATCACACCCGGTGAAGTGGCTGCAGCGTCAAAGGAGTTACTCGCAGGCACGTAG